GCTGAGCATCAGCTCGTCGCGCACGTTGTTGCGAAAGCGGGCGAAATCGATGCCCTGGGTGCGCAGCCGCTCGCGCAGCTGCGCCAGCGACAACTGGTTCTGTGCCGCGACGTTGCCCACGGCGCGGTCCACTTCGGCGTCATCCACCCGCATGCCGATCATGCGAGCGTGCGAGAGCTGCGCGCGGTCGTCGATCAGGGCATCCAGCACCTGCTGGCGCAGCTGCTCGCGCGGCGGCAGGCGGCTGCCACTGCGGGCGGCGTCCTGCTCGATGCGGGCGATGCGCTGCTGCACGTCGTTGTTGGTCACCAGTTCCTGGTTGACGACGGCGACGATGAAGTCGCCGCCACGCGGCGCACCGGCCGGCTGCGCCCAGACCAGGCCGGGCACCAGCAAGGCGACGGCGGCCGCGGCCGCCAGGCGGCGTTGCAGGCCGCGCAGCAAGGAGAAGGATGGGGTCATAACGCTGTGCTGTGTTGGGTCGGGGCCGCGCGCTAGTGGTCTTCGCGCAGCGGTTGGTAGCCGGGGATATTGTCCTGCCAGACGCGCAGTGGGTTGGCACCGAAGCCCAGGCGCGACAAGCCGACGAACTCCAGCTGCAGCATCAGCCGCGTGGTGCCGTCGCTGCGGCTGATGGAACGCCGCTCGACCGCCAGGCGGCCGATCCAGCAGCCGGCGTCGTATTCGAAGCCGACCAGTGAATCGGTCAGCCGGCGGTCGCGCATGCTGTAGTTGGCCCGCCCCACGGTGTAGAGCGAGCCCAGGCAGGCCGAGCCACCCGAGCCTTCGGACGGCTTGGCCCGGTACAGCGGCCATTGCCAGCCGATGTCCAGCTGCTCGCTGGCCTTGCGGGTGAAGGTGTAGTTGGCCCCGATGGTGCGGAAGGCGCCCGGCGAGAAACGCACGCCGAGCGTCGAGCGCACCGAGCGCCGCAGGTCCGGGTTGTACTGGGTCGAGCCGCCCACCCACCAGTTGGGGATCAGGCCGGTCGAGCCGAGCAGCAGCACGTCGCTGAAGCGCTCGCGGAAAGGCTCGCCCTCGGGCGTGATGCGCTGCTCGCGGAACAGGTAGCGCTGCGCCAGCCCCAAGCGCAGGGCCTCGACGCCGTTGGCTTCGTCATAGAAGCGGGTGAAGGCGCCGGCCGTCACATGGTGCGCGTCGGCCACGCGGTCGACGCCCGAGAAGGGGTTCTCGGTGAACAGCGAGGTCAGCGTGAAGTCCTTCACCGCGGTGTCGAACACCGGGATGTCGCTCTGGTCCCGGTAGGGCGTGTTGACGTACAGCAGCCGCGGCTCGAAGGTCTGCAGGAAGCGGCGGCCGAACAGTTGGCTCTCGCGCTCGAAGGTCCAGCCGGTGTCGATGCTGAAGGTCGGGATGACGCGCGACTCCGATCGCGAACGGGCCCCGCCGCGGGTCGCGTCGATGCGGTAGGTGGCGGCGTTGATCGACAGCTTGGGCCGCAGATACCAGCCCGGCGTGTCGACCACCGACCAGCTCAGGCTGCCGAGGGCATGCACCCGGGTGGCGTCGGGCCGGTCGTCGGCCCGCGAGGCGCGGTCGTACAACGCGAAGCGGTTGGCCTCGGTCTCGAGCGTGGCCCGCCAGCCGTGGCCCAGCTCCTGGGTGCGCCGCAGGCCCAGCTGCGGCTCGCGGCTGTAGGGCGCCTCGATCGGCGCGCTCGGGTCCTGCAGCACCTGCCAGCGCTGCACGCGGCTGTAGAGCTGCCAGTCGTCCAGCCACCAGCTGGCATGGGCGTCACCCGGCAGCAGGCGGCGCGTCAGGCCGGGGATGTTGCGCTCCAGGTCCTTCCAGTAGTCGTCATCGGAGACCCGGTTGACGTTCAGGCCGTACTCGCCCTCGTAGGGCAGGCGGCCGTCATGCAAGGCATGCAGCATCGTGCGCGAACCGCCCCAGACGCGGTCATCGGGCAGCACATGCAGGTTCAGCTCGCCGTGGTAGCCCGGCTGCAGGTAGCGGAACTGGGTGCCCAGCGCCACGCCGCGCTTGCTCATGACCGAGGGCGTCAGCGTCATGTCGAAGTTGGGCGCGATGTTCCAGTAGTAGGGCACCCCCAGCTCGAAGCCGCTCTTGCTGTCATAGCCCGGCGTTGGCGGCAGCCAGCCGGACTTGCGCTTGTCCGACAGCGGAAAGGTCAGGTAGGGCGCGGCCAGCAGCGGCACGCCGTAGAAGGTCAGCACGCCGCCTTCGGCGGTCCCCACCTCGTTCTCGAAGTCCAGCGTGACGCGGCGGCCCTTCAGCATCCAGGCGTAGTCGCCCTGGTCGTCGGGGGTGCAGCTGGAGTAGGTGGCGCCGCTGGCCAGCACCCGCTTCTGGCCGAGAAAATCGATGCGCTCGGCGCGCCCGCCGGCCTGCGTCACCGCGAAGAAATAGCTCGGGTTGATGAAGAAGCCTTCGTAGCGCTCCACCTGCAGCTGCAGCTCCGGGCCGCTGAAGACATTGCCGTCGCGCGTCACCCGCACGTTGCCGCGCGCCTTGGCGATGCCTTGCGGGATGTCGTAGTCCAGGCGGTCGGCGTTGATGGTGGTGGGCCCGCGCTTGAGGACGACGTCGCCTTCGGCGACAGCGTCGATGTCGGGCCGGCCGGTCAGCTCACGGGCCTCGACGGTGACGGGCTGCTGGTCTTCGTCCGGCGGGGCGGCGGGTGTCTGCTGGGCCTGGGTGCCGCAGCAGGCGGCGGCGAGCAGGCAGGCGGCAGCCACAGGCCGCAGGCGAAGGACGGGCGTGACAGGCGGCTGGCGATGCAAAACAGTCGGGCGGCTGATGGCAGTGGAAGGCCGCGGCACGTGAAGGATCACCGCGCTGGCGCCCTCCTGAACGGTGCCCTGGCCGGGCGGTTTGTAGAATCGATTATTCCATGAGCCCCCGCACCGGCCGCCAGCGGGCGTCATTGCAGGGCTTCTCCGGTGTGTTTCGGCGCGCCGCGGGCCGGTGCCGCCAGGCGCCCAGCGCCGCGCGGCCAACCTCTTCGCTTCCTCGCCATGACTCTTTCCGCCGCGACCTCCCCCGCGATTGCCTGGGCCGACGAACAACGCCGTGCCGCCTTCGAGCGCTGGCTGGACCGCCTGGCGGCCTACCAGGTCGATCCCGGCTCGCTGCGCAGCGCCAGCGCCGACGCCAGCTTCCGGCGCTATTTCCGCATCGATTCGGCGGCAGGCACCCGCATCATCATGGATGCGCCGCCCAGCCACGAGGACTGCCGGCCGTTCGTGAAGGTCGGCCGCCTGCTGCGCGACGCCGGCCTGAATGCGCCCGAGATCCTCGAATGGAGCGAGGCCGACGGCTTCATGCTGTTGTCCGACCTCGGCACCACCACCTACCTGGCGGAGCTGAATGTCGGCAACGCGGCTTCGCTCTACGGCGACGCCACGTCGGCGCTGGTGCGCATGCAGGGCATTGCTGCACGCGAGCAGCTGCCGGCCTATGACCGCGCACTGCTGACCCGGGAGCTGCAACTGTTTCCGGAGTGGTACATCGGCCGCCACATCGGCTATGTCCTGAGCGAGGACGAGCAGCGCCTGCTGCAGCGCAGCTTCGAGCTGATCCTGGATGCGGCGCTGGCCCAGCCGGCGGTGCTGGTGCACCGCGACTACCACTCGCGCAACCTGATGGTGTGCCCCGACAGCGGCAACCCGGGGGTGATCGACTTCCAGGACGCGGTCTGGGGCCCCATCACCTACGACCTGGCCTCGCTGCTGCGCGACGCCTATGTCGAGTGGGAGGAGGAGCAGCAGATCGACTGGGCCGTGCGCTACTGGCAGAAGGCACGCAAGGCCGGCCTGCCGGTGAGCGCCGACTTCGGCGAGTTCTGGCGCGACTTCGAATGGATGGGGCTGCAGCGCCACCTGAAGGTGCTGGGCATCTTCTGCCGGCTCTACCACCGCGACGGCAAGGACGGCTACCTGAAGGACCTGCCCCTGGTCTGGCGCTACGCGCATCGCGTGGCGGCGCGCTACAACGTCCTGACCCCGCTGGCCCAGCTGCTGGAGCGGCTGGCCGGCGAGCAGCGCGAGGCCGGCTACACCTTCTGAGGCCTGAGGCTGGCCCTCGGCGGCGCCCTCAGGCCGCCGCCTGCTCCAGCGGCTGCGGGTCCTCGGCCGGCGTCATCGCGCGGTGCGCCGTCTCGCAGCCGGCCGCCGCAAGCCATGGGTCGCGATCTTCCGCAGCGAAGGTGTTGACCAGGAAGTCCATGAAGGCCCGCGTGCGGGCCGGCACGTACTTGCGGCTCGGCATGGCGGCATAGATGGTGTAGTCCATGATGCGCCACTCCGGCAGCACCCGCTCCAGCGCATGCTCCAGCAGGGCGTCCTCCACCATGAAGGACGGCAGTCCGACGATGCCCAGCCCCGCCAGCGCAGCGGCATACAGCGTGTCGATATGGTGAGTGCTGAGGGCCGCCCGCGGCTCCACCTCGACGCCGCCCGGCAGCGCCTTGCCGAAGGGGCAGTTCTCGAAGCGCCAGGTGCGCGGCACGTTGGGCAGGTTGGCCACCAGGCACTCGTGGTGCGCCAGGTCGGCCGGCGTCACCGGCCGGCCGCGCTTGTCGAGATAGGACGGCGCCGCGCAGGTCACCACTTCCGTGCGGGCCAGCTTGCGGGCCACGAAGTCGCCGGTCAATGGACGCGGCCCGACAAACAGGATGGACACGTCATACGCTTCATCGGCCGCCTCCACCGGGCCGCCGGCCGTCAGGTCCACCGTCACCTTGGGGCACTGGTCGCGGAACTTGGGCAGGTGCTTGGCCAGCTGGTGCACGGCGAACGCGCCCGGCACCAGTACCCGCAGGTGGCCCTTCGGCTCGGCCACCGCCGCGCTGGCCAGTGCTTCGGCCTCCTCGACCTCGGTGAGGATCTGCCGCACCCGCTCCAGATAGGTTTCACCGATGTCGGTCAGCGCCAGGCGCCGGGTGGTGCGCTGGATCAGCCGCGCGCCGAGGTGGGCTTCCAGGTCAGCCACCAGCCGGGTGACCACTGCCGCCGACAGGTCCAGCGCACGTGCCGCGGCCGCGAAGCTGCCCTCGTCGATGACCTTGGAGAACACGCGCATGGAATGCAGACGATCCATCTGACCACCTCCGTTTGTTGCGGATTCCGGAAGTATTCATTGTAGCGGCGCCGATTTTTCCACCCCGGGTTAACACCTAAAGTCACTCCCATCGATGAGCACCCACCCAAGGCGCTCGGGGCCCAGCGATGGGCCGGACGGCAGCACGCTCGTCCCGACCCCTGACCAACGACCACACTGGAGATGAACATGAACACCCGCCAACGCCTGATCGCCGCCCTGGTGACCGCCTTTGCCGCCACCGGTGCCTTCGCCGGCGAAGCGAATGCCGATGACGAGACCTGGACGCGCCAGGCGCCCTCGGTCAAGAGCCGCGCCGAGGTCAAGGCGGAGCTGGCCCAGCTCCGCGCTGAAGGCGCGCTGCCGGTGTCCAGCGGCGAAGCCACCGTTTTCCCCGGCAGCCGTGCCAGCGCCACCGCGCGCAGCCGCGATGCCGTGAAGCGCGAAGCCGCCGAAGCGCTGCGCAGCCCGGGCAGCGCCGCTCCCATCAACGTCGGCGGCTGACCGGCCCCTGCCCCGGTCGCGTTCCGGCCGCCCGGCCGGAACTGCTTCAAGGGCTTGCCACGCCCCGTGGCACTTGCCGCGCCGGCAAGCTGAAGCCCGCCTTCACCACGGTGATGCCGTCCCGCTCACGGCTCTCGCGCAGGCCGGGTTGGCCGTCGAAGAGATAAGGCCGCTGTGCCACCGAGGCGCCAGCGGCGCCCGACACGGGCGCAAAGTGGAGCTGCACCGGCTCGCCGCGCAGCGCCTGCGTGGTGATGTAGCTGATGAGGGCATGCTCCAGCGAGTGGTAGCCGTTTTTCCAATGGTGCTGCTTCAGGCTGACCGGCGGCGGCGCGCCCTCGGCAGAGAGCCCGCCGTGCACTTCGCCGCCGTCATGGTCGACGAAGTGGCGCAGCCAGTACGGCCAGCTGCGAACCAGGTAGCGGTCGGGTCCAGGCTCGTCGAGCGCGAGCGTGGCCGCCAGCTGGTCGAGTTCCGCATGGATCCACCAGGACTTGCCCGCATCGACACCATCCGCGGTCCAGGCCGAGGCCCATGAGCCGCTGTCGTCGAGCCAGGCCTGCCGCAGCAGCGCACGCGCCTGGCGGCGCGCCCAGCGCTGCGCCTGCGCGTCACCGAGCTGTCGGCCCGCCAGCATCACCATCCAGAAAGCCTTGCCGCTGTGGCCGAAGTCGTTGTGGCGCGCCCCGGGCTGCGCGCCACCAGCGTCCAGGGTACCGACACACCGCGGAGCCGGCACACCGCAATAGCGGGTGCGGATGGCCCGCAGCAGGCGGCGCATGTCGGCCTGCCAGCGCGCGCGCTGCTCTCCCTGCAGGCGCGGCAGGGTCAGCACCATGTAGGCATTGAGCGGATCGAGCTGGGCCACCAGCTCGCCGCGTTGCGCGCCAGGGCCCTGCAGGGTCCAGCGCATCTGGCCCTGCCGCGGGTCATAGTGACGCATCAGGTGCCGGTGCAACCGGTCCAGGTCGGCCAGGGTCCCGGCGTCGCCCGTCAGGTAGTGCCAGGCCGCCAGTGCGAGGCCGGCATAGGCGAGGTCCTGCACCGTGCGCTCGCCCACCGCAGGCTGGGGCCGGCCGCCCGCGTCGTAGTAGGTGGCCGCGCTGCCGCTGTGCGGGTCGAGGGCGCGGGCGCGGATGTCTTCCACCCCGGCCCCGGCCAGCCGCAGCAGGGCCGGGTCCCCGTTCAGGTGGAATCCCATCGCATAGGCGAAGACCTGGCGGGCCTGCATGCGCACATAGTCGCGGCCCAGCTCCTCGCGCAGCCAGCCCGGTGCGCCGGCCAGTTCGGCGCACGGCTGGCGAGCGTCATAGGGGCGGCCGTCGAGGCAGCGAAAGGTCGGGAAGCGGCCCACCGGCTGCCCCTGTGCGCCCGGCGCGCGCCAGTAGCGCAGCAGGTCGTCCTCGGCATGCCGCAGCCAGACCGCGCCGTCGGGCAGTGCATCGGCACCGTCCACCGGCCCGGCCAGCGCCGCGCCTGCGGCAAGGAACATCGACAAGCAACACAGAACAGCACGCAGCGCCACGACTCGTCTCCTGAAAAGGCCGGCATCGGCCAGGCATCGCTGGAAAGCAGAACAACGTTGAGGAACAACTCCGGCACTGCAACTGTACCGATCGTTCGGTATAGTAGAGATGTCCTCTCCCAGCCGTCAATCCAGGACCACCCGCAGGATCCTCTACGATATGCAGCGCCATCATCACGGAGCCCTTGTTGACGAGATCCACACTGAGCCGGGACGCGCTGGTCGAGAAGCTGGTCGAGGTGTTCTACGAATACGGCTACGACGGCGCGACGCTGCGTGTCATCTCGGAGGCCACCGGCCTGGGCAAGGCCAGCCTCTACCACCACTTCCCCGGCGGCAAGGAGCAGATGGCGGCCGCCGTGCTGGAACATTCGCGCCGCTGGGGGGCCGAGCACATCGGTGCCCTGCTGGCGAGCGAGCTCGGCGCCCAGGAGAAGGTGCGCGGCATCTTCGACGCGATCGACCAGGTGCATCACCGCGCCCAGCAGCTCACCTTGATGAACGTCTTCACCTATGGCTCGGCACGCGCGGTGTTCGGCGCGCCGGTGGCCGAGCGGGTGCGGGCCGGCCTCGAGTCGCTGGCCACGCTGCTGCAACTCTGCGGTATCGATGCGCAGCAGGCCGAAGCGCGGGCGCTGGATGCCTACATCCAGCTCGAAGGCGCGATGGTGCTGGCCCGCACGCTGGACGACCTGAACGTCTTTCGCGCCGTGGTGCGGCGCCTGCCGGACCAGCTGCTGAGCGGCGCCACCGCCGGCTGATCACCGCCCCCCTTCGGCGCCCCCTGGGCGTTGCCGCCCACGTCCTTTCCATTGGCGTCTGCCGCCTGCCGCTGGCACGGCCAGGTCGCGCCATGCCGTGCCTCTTTCCCTCCAGGAGTGCTCCATGCATCTGCTGCATCCCCAGATCGCGCCGTGGCGGCGCAAGACCGAACACGGCCTCAGCGTCATGCTGCTGGTGCGCGAGGCCCGGCCGCTGCGGGCCTGGTTGCGCCTGCTGCCCGACAACGAGGAGGAACTGATCGAGATGGCGCCGGCCGGCGAACGGCACGGCCACCTCTGCTACCAGGCCGAGCTGCCGTGGGACGGCGGCAACCCCGCCACGCTGTACAGCTTCAAGCTGCAGTTCGATGGCGGCCAGGCCTGGCTGGCCGCCGACGGGCCGCACCGGCACGTGCCGCCCGAAGCGGTGCACTTTCGCGCGCTGCCCGGCGACGAGCCGCCCGACTGGCTGGCCCGCCAGGTGTTCTACCAGGTGTTCCCGGACCGCTTCTGCCGCGGCCAGCCGGGCCCGCTGCAGCGCGACGAGCTGCACCCCCAGGCGCGCGACCAGGCGCTGATCCGGCACTGGAACGAACCGGTGCCGCTGCACCGGCCGACCGACACCTTCTATGGCGGCGACCTGCCCGGCGTGATCCAGCAGCTCGACTACCTGCAGCATGAACTGGGCGTGACGGCCCTCTACCTCAACCCCGTCTTCAGCTCGCCAAGCAACCATCGCTACGACACCAGCGACTACCACCAGGTCGACCCCGCGCTGGGCGGGGACGCGGCGCTGCAGGCCCTGTGCGAGGCCCTGCGCGAGCGGGGCATGCGCCTGGTGCTCGACGCCGTCATCAACCACACCGGCAACCACCATCCCTGGTACACCGACCCGGCGGCCGAGACCCGTGCCTGGTATGCCTTCGACGACGCCGGGAGGGTGCGCGGCTGGAAAGGCTACGACAGCCTGCCGGTGCTCGACTATGCGCAGCCCGCCGTGCGCCGCGCGATGTACGAGGCGCCCGGCTCGGTGCTGCAGCGCTGGATGGAGCCGCCCTATGCCATCGATGGCTGGCGGCTGGATGCCATCCACATGCTGGGCGAAGGCGCCGGCTCGCGCCACAACGACCGCCTGATGCGCGAGATCCGCCGGGCGGTGAAGCAGCACAGGCCCGACGCCTGCCTGCTGGGCGAGCACTTCTTCGAGGCCACCCGCTGGCTGCAGGGCGACCAGGAAGACGGCGCCATGAACTACTACGGCTTTGCCCATCCGGTGCGGGCCTGGCTGGCCGGACTGGACGGCAACGGGCACCCCATCGCGCTGTCCACGCCGGACTTCGAGCGCTGGCTCACGCGGGCGCGCACCGCCCTGCCCTTTGCCCAGCAGCTGGCCCAGCTCAACCTGCTGGGCAGCCATGACACTGCGCGCCTGCTGACCCTGCTCGACGGTGACGTGGAAGCCATGCAACTCGCGCTGACGCTGTTGATGACCTATCCCGGGGTGCCCTGCCTGTACTACGGCGACGAGATCGGCCTGCAGGGCGGGCCCGACCCGGACTGCCGGCGCTGCTTCGACTGGCGTCGCCCGCACTGGAACCACCGGCTGTTCGAGCACAGCCGCGAGCTGGTCCGGCTGCGCCGCAGCCGCCCCGAGCTGAGCCAGGGCGAGATGCTGACCCTGGCCTGCAGTGGCGAGGTGTACGCCTACGTGCGCTACGACGCCGAGGCCGCGACGCTGGTGGCGGTGAACCGGGGCGAGGCCTGTGGCGTCACGCTGGACCTGACCGCGCTGCCGCTGCCACCGTGTCGCTGGCAGCCCGCCCAGGGCGCCACCGCCGTGGCGCCGGCGGGGCAGCAGCTGCGGCTGGAACTGCCGCGGCGTGGCGCCGCCGTGCTGTGCTCCCAGCCGGGGTGAGGCAGCCTCAGACCAGTTCGAACTCGGCACTGCCGAGGCAGCGACCGTTGACCAGCACCTCGATGCGGTGGCTGCCCGGGTAGAGCTTGCGGGTGCTGCGCACCGTGAAGTCGCGCCGCCACCCGAAGGACTCGGCGACGCCCGGCTTGAGCTCGCGCACCTCGCCCTTGAAGACCTTGCGGCGTGGCGCGCCGCGCGCGGCCTGGTAGTGCACCGCATAGTCCACGCAGGCCGCCAGCGGCTGCGGGCCCGGGTGCCGCAGCTCGAAGCACAGGGCCAGCGTCTGGCCGATGTGCAGCTGCTTGCGGTCCAGGGTCAGTCCGGCCAGCGTCACGGCATGCTCCGAGGCATAGCCAAGCAGCGCGAGCGCCTGTGGATGGCCCTGCTTGACGAGGGTGCGCAGGCCGCGCTCGACGGTGCGCCGTGCCTGCGGGCCGGCACTTGCCAGCCAGCGCCCGGCCGCTGCCACGGCCAGCGCGGGGTCGAGCCGGCTGATGTCGTTGAGGTGGTTGGCTGCCGAGCGGCGCACGATCTCCTGCTCGTCGCCGGCCAGCCGGTCGATCACGGCCAGCCCCCGGGACGGGTCCTCCACCAGCGCCGCCACCCGGCGGCCCCAGGGCAGCAGGGGCCGGGAGCCTTCGCTGGCCAGGCGCCGCACCCGCCATTCGGGATGCCCGCACCAGCGGTGCAGACGCTCGAAGGTGGCCTGCGGCTCGTGCTCGAGGAAGGGCCGGATGGCGAACTCGCCCGTGAAGTGGCAGGTCATGCGCTCCAGCGCGTCGAGCGAGGCAGCGACATCGTCCAGCCCGGCCTCGGCCACGAACTGCAGGTGCGGCGCATGGCGGAAGGCGGCCATGCCCTCGACCACCGGCGGCCCCTGGCGTGCCGGCCCCATCGCACGCAGCAGCACGTCCAGCGCCTGCCGGTAGTCGCTCGGCAGACAGGCCACCATGGCGTGGGCCACCCGTGCCACCCGCTCCATCAGGGTCAGGCGGTCAAAGCCGTCGAGGCAGGCAGCCACGAAGGCCGCCCGGTCGAAGGGCGGATGCGCAGCGAGCAGGCCGGCGGCGATCCACCGCACGGTGTCGGCGCTGAAGCCGTCTTTCAGGGCAGGCAGGGTGTCGGTGGGCAGGCTCATGGGGCGTCGGCGGCGGAAGTCGGACACGGCAGGGCCACAGCCTAGCCCGCGCCCCTGACAGCCGCCGTCAGGAGCGCCGAGCGGCGCCGGCTGGTGCACACTGCGCGGCATGACCACTCGATCCTCGCCCCGCCTCTACACCCCCATGCCCCTGCTTGCCGGCGCCACGCTGGCCCTGCCGCCCGGCCCCGCCCGCCATGTGCAGGTGCTGCGCCTGCAGCCGGGTGACGCGGTGACCCTGTTCAACGGTGATGGCGGCGAATGGAGCGCCCGCGTCGCGCGCATGGGCCGCAGCGAGGTGGAGGTGAGCGTCGACGCCCATCATCCCGGCGACCGGGAACTGCCGTGCACGGTGACGCTCGCCGTCGGCATGCCGGCCAACGACCGGATGGACTGGCTGGTCGAGAAAGCCACCGAGCTGGGCGCGGCGGAGATCCAGCCGCTGGTGTGCGAGCGTTCGGTGCTGCGCCTGTCCGGCGAGCGGGCGGACAAGAAGGTGGCGCACTGGCAGGGCGTGGCCATTGCCGCCAGCGAACAGAGCGGCCGCACCCGGGTGCCGGTGATCGCCCCGGTGCGCGCGCTGCGCGACTGGTGCGCTGGCCTGCCGCCAGCCGCCGGACTGCGCGCGGTGCTGAGCCTGCAGGACGCCCGCCCGCTCGCGGCCTTGCCGGTGCCGGACGGCCCCCTGCTGTTTCTGAGCGGCCCGGAAGGCGGCCTGGCGCCCGGCGAGGAGCAGGCCGCCCGCGATGCCGGCCTGCTGCCGGTCAGCCTCGGCCCGCGCACCTTGCGCTCCGAGACCGCGCCGCTGGCCGCCCTCGCCTTCCTGGGGCTGCGTGGCTGAGCACTGCGCCTGACGACTTCGCTGCAGCTCGCTATACTCGATACTCCATATCAATCACCTTCTTAATGCTCCGGAGGAATATGAAACTGATCAAAGCATGCTTGGCGGTGGCCGGTCTTTCGCTGGGGCTGATGGCCGGCTCCGCCTCCGCAGCGGATCTGCTCGACGAGGTGAAGCAGCGTGGCAGCCTGCGGGTGGCGCTGGAAGGGACCTACCCGCCGTTCAACTACCGCGACGAGCAGGGCCGGCTCACCGGCTTCGACGTGGAGATCGCCGAGGCCATCGCCGCCAAGCTGGGCGTCAAGCCGCAGTTCACCACCACCGAGTGGAGCGGCATCCTGGCCGGGCTGCAGGCCGGCAAGTACGACGTCATCGTCAACCAGGTGGCCGCGACCGACGCTCGCCGCAAGACCTTCGACTTCAGCGAGCCCTACGTGGTGTCCAGCCCGCAGCTCATCGTGCGCGCCAACGAGACCCGCTCCATCCAGGGCGTGGCCGACCTCAAGGGCAAGAAGATCGGCGTCGGTCAGGGCAGCAACTACGCCGAGCTGGCCCGCTCCATCGAGGGGGCGGAGGTCAAGGTCTATCCCGGCGCGCCGGAATACCTGCAGGACCTGGCCACCGGCCGCATCGACGTGGCGCTCAACGACAGCCTGCTGATTCCCT
This genomic stretch from Eleftheria terrae harbors:
- a CDS encoding transporter substrate-binding domain-containing protein gives rise to the protein MKLIKACLAVAGLSLGLMAGSASAADLLDEVKQRGSLRVALEGTYPPFNYRDEQGRLTGFDVEIAEAIAAKLGVKPQFTTTEWSGILAGLQAGKYDVIVNQVAATDARRKTFDFSEPYVVSSPQLIVRANETRSIQGVADLKGKKIGVGQGSNYAELARSIEGAEVKVYPGAPEYLQDLATGRIDVALNDSLLIPYLAQKTRLPVKAGAPLGKVESNAIPFRKGSPAFKQAIDKALEDLKADGSFAKISTKWFGRDVSKPPVAQ
- a CDS encoding 16S rRNA (uracil(1498)-N(3))-methyltransferase, with translation MTTRSSPRLYTPMPLLAGATLALPPGPARHVQVLRLQPGDAVTLFNGDGGEWSARVARMGRSEVEVSVDAHHPGDRELPCTVTLAVGMPANDRMDWLVEKATELGAAEIQPLVCERSVLRLSGERADKKVAHWQGVAIAASEQSGRTRVPVIAPVRALRDWCAGLPPAAGLRAVLSLQDARPLAALPVPDGPLLFLSGPEGGLAPGEEQAARDAGLLPVSLGPRTLRSETAPLAALAFLGLRG